The Toxotes jaculatrix isolate fToxJac2 chromosome 14, fToxJac2.pri, whole genome shotgun sequence genome window below encodes:
- the dapk3 gene encoding death-associated protein kinase 3 yields the protein MAGFRQEDVELYYEMGEELGSGQFAIVRKCKEKSTGVEYAAKFIKKRRLSSSRRGVSREEIEREVNILREIQHSNIITLHDIFENKTDVILILELVSGGELFDFLAEKESLTEEEATQFLKQILDGVQYLHSKRIAHFDLKPENIMLLDKNVPNPRIKLIDFGIAHQIKAGNEFKNIFGTPEFVAPEIVNYEPLGLEADMWSIGVITYILLSGASPFLGETKQETLTNISAVNYDFDEEYFSNTSELAKDFIRRLLVKDPKKRMTIDDSLEHPWIKVIKRRNVRPEERDHKPERRRLKTTRLKEYTIKSHSSMPPNNTYVNFERFSQVLEEIAAAEEGLKDLERNQRSCQEDVAALLSIYEEKEGWYKEENQSISSNLSDIRQELQRSQAQRKKCQEEARATMQAANILKRKFGRLENRYEVLAEQVASEVRWVEELVKSISAEKDGLSSGSMP from the exons ATGGCCGGCTTCAGGCAAGAGGATGTCGAATTGTATTATGAGATGGGAGAGGAGCTGGGCAG CGGACAGTTTGCCATCGTCCGTAAGTGTAAAGAGAAGAGCACAGGTGTTGAGTATGCGGCCAAGTTCATAAAGAAGCGGCGGCTGTCGTCTAGCCGGCGAGGGGTGAGCCGCGAAGAGATTGAGCGCGAGGTCAACATCCTGCGGGAGATTCAGCACAGCAACATCATCACCCTGCACGACATCTTTGAAAACAAGACGGACGTGATCCTGATCCTGGAGCTGGTGTCCGGAGGAGAGCTGTTCGACTTCCTGGCTGAGAAGGAATCTCTGACGGAGGAGGAGGCCACCCAGTTCCTCAAACAGATCCTGGACGGCGTTCAGTATCTCCACTCCAAACGCATCGCTCACTTTGACCTCAAG cctgAGAATATCATGCTGCTGGATAAGAATGTCCCCAATCCCAGGATCAAACTGATTGACTTTGGGATTGCTCATCAGATTAAAGCAGGAAACGAGTTCAAGAACATCTTTGGAACGCCAGAGTTTGTTG CGCCAGAAATAGTCAACTATGAGCCACTTGGGCTGGAGGCGGACATGTG GAGCATCGGAGTAATCACATACATTCT GTTGAGTGGTGCTTCACCGTTTCTGGGTGAGACCAAGCAGGAGACCCTGACTAACATCTCAGCTGTCAATTATGACTTCGATGAGGAGTATTTCAGCAACACCAGTGAGCTGGCCAAGGACTTCATACGCCGTCTGTTGGTCAAGGATCCAAA gAAGAGAATGACAATTGATGACAGTCTTGAGCACCCCTGGATTAAG gtgaTTAAGAGGCGGAATGTGCGtccagaggagagagaccaCAAGCCTGAGCGCCGGCGCCTGAAGACCACTCGTCTGAAGGAGTACACCATCAAATCCCACTCCAGCATGCCACCCAACAACACCTACGTCAACTTTGAGCGCTTCTCGCAGGTGCTCGAAGAGATCGCAGCGGCAGAGGAAGGCCTGAAGGATCTGGAACGCAATCAGCGCTCGTGCCAGGAGGACGTGGCGGCGCTGCTGTCCATCTACGAGGAGAAGGAGGGTTGGTACAAGGAGGAGAACCAGAGCATCTCCAGCAACCTGAGCGACATCCGCCAAGAGCTGCAGCGCTCTCAGGCCCAACGCAAGAAGTGCCAGGAGGAAGCCCGGGCCACCATGCAGGCCGCCAACATCCTCAAGCGCAAGTTTGGGCGCCTGGAAAATCGCTACGAGGTCCTGGCTGAGCAGGTGGCCTCTGAGGTCCGCTGGGTGGAGGAGCTGGTCAAGTCCATATCTGCAGAGAAGGACGGGCTCAGCTCTGGCAGCATGCCCTGA
- the phc3 gene encoding LOW QUALITY PROTEIN: polyhomeotic-like protein 3 (The sequence of the model RefSeq protein was modified relative to this genomic sequence to represent the inferred CDS: inserted 1 base in 1 codon), with product MARVFQYQAGTADKRFPVTEXCVTWEMERQSPGERQADTNRTVATTPTTSAAVTMATVSSGSTTCTQAPSASLSITPSDRQAVQVIQHAIHRPQSMAAQYLHQMYAAQQQHLMLQTAALQQHQHTPHLQSLATIQQASVCQRQSPSSSTGSLVHPAGISQNSITLPASPVTAQLIGRTQTSNSTAASTTISQQAMLLGNRPANCNQAQMYLRTQMLILTPAAPVAAVQSDLPAVTSCSSLPTSSQVQNLALRAHLPGALATAHSVILKPSAQSPAQSPALSPATSLSKTSVCAVKMNQLTDASGETGHHGPQVITPAFSPVQTHALAKQQVSCASGQRVAHHQLILQQATAGTLNHRQLQPIALRVAPQETNSNPLPLSVKRLTTHSTQLQTNSEPQAPSSSSSSSSSPSVTSVLASSAQTSVPATTIQPQPPPLVAAPQRRTSFPQVQNQPPPPPPPLVLPRLPQNPPASLQRLSVHSVQALAVQSGQVLLTEQELPVAEALVQMPYHNLPPPQTVAVDLKVQPVRRNETPSSGQTCNVNGLSPEERKDECSPNRQRDRTPTPLIVSPKQNAAVKGSLPVISSHSVIRSPQVEEPSQLTATISSSSSSTGSNPPPPSPPLPLPILPNAVRGPSQPPSAPTSPDRILTTPVLTHLIEGFVIREGLEPFPLQVGPSSLLAEQQASLPESQEIHTNVDAAAEDSPLDADQSDSTDSEMENDGPTADVAELRESVAGVLQCEYCGGRGYAQTFLRSKRFCSMTCVRRFSVSCTKRITMLRAGRWGYRPVGRRGRPPSRVNGASREHFLRQGHGSYGSEETHQSSLREEEEEVQEEEDEPPIPMKTRLRKQAERERERAREQEREQRMSETISVSDGDGDVGCPSQWTVDQVFAFINSLPGGQDIAEQFRSQEIDGQALLLLTEDHLVSTMNLKLGPALKLCAHINSLKDA from the exons ATGGCCCGTGTCTTTCAATACCAGGCAGGTACCGCCGACAAGAG GTTTCCTGTCACTG TCTGTGTGACCTGGGAGATGGAGAGGCAGAGCCCAGGAGAGAGGCAGGCGGACACTAATAGGACTGTAgccaccacccccaccacatCAGCTGccgtcaccatggcaacagtcaGCTCCGGCAGCACCACGTGCACCCAGGCGCCCTCCGCTTCCCTCAGCATCACCccatcagacagacaggcagtccAG GTGATCCAGCACGCCATCCACAGGCCTCAGAGCATGGCGGCCCAGTACCTGCATCAGATGTATGcagcccagcagcagcatctcatgctgcagacagcagccctgcagcagcaccagcacaCCCCCCATCTGCAGAGTCTGGCCACCATACAGCAG GCTTCAGTCTGTCAGAGGCAGTCTCCGTCTTCATCCACTGGCAGTTTGGTTCATCCTGCTGGCATTTCCCAAAACTCA ATCACTTTACCAGCATCTCCAGTGACGGCCCAGCTGATTGGCCGTACCCAAACATCCAACTCCACTGCTGCTTCAACCACCATATCCCAGCAGGCCATGCTCCTGGGAAACCGGCCAGCCAATTGTAACCAAGCTCAGATGTACCTTCGAACTCAGATG CTTATTCTAACTCCTGCAGCCCCTGTGGCTGCAGTTCAATCAGACCTCCCTGCCGTCACCTCCTGTTCCTCTTTACCTACCTCCTCTCAG GTTCAGAATCTGGCTCTGCGTGCCCACTTGCCTGGAGCTCTGGCTACAGCCCACAGTGTCATCTTAAAACCATCCGCCCAGTCCCCAGCCCAGTCCCCAGCCCTGTCTCCAGCCACCTCTTTGTCCAAGACATCAGTCTGTGCGGTAAAGATGAACCAGTTGACTGATGCCTCAGGTGAAACAGGTCACCATGGACCGCAGGTTATAACCCCAG CCTTCTCCCCAGTGCAGACCCACGCTCTAGCCAAGCAGCAGGTGTCCTGTGCATCAGGCCAGCGGGTGGCTCACCACCAGCTTATCCTGCAGCAGGCCACAGCCGGCACTCTCAACCACAGACAGCTCCAGCCCATCGCCCTCAGAGTAGCACCCCAAGAAACCAACTCCaaccctcttcctctttcagttAAACGACTGACTACTCACAGCACCCAGTTACAAACCAACAGCGAGCCCCAAgccccctcttcttcttcttcttcttcgtcttctccATCTGTTACCAGTGTGTTAGCATCATCAGCTCAGACCTCAGTCCCTGCTACGACCATtcagcctcagcctcctcctctggtgGCCGCTCCGCAGCGTCGGACATCATTCCCACAAGTGCAGAATCagcctccgcctcctcctccacctctggtTCTCCCCAGGCTGCCCCAGAACCCCCCAGCGTCCCTCCAGAGGCTGTCTGTGCATTCAGTCCAGGCCTTGGCCGTCCAGTCAGGGCAGGTGCTGCTCACAGAACAGGAGCTGCCTGTTGCAGAGGCCCTGGTCCAGATGCCCTACCACAACCTGCCTCCTCCTCAAACGGTGGCTGTTGATCTTAAAGTGCAACCGGTCAGACGCAATGAAACTCCATCG TCGGGGCAAACATGTAATGTGAATGGACTGAgcccagaggagaggaaagatgaatgtTCCCCAAATCGACAGAGAGACAGGACCCCTACACCTCTCATTGTGTCTCCTAAGCAGAATGCTGCAG TGAAGGGTTCATTACCTGTCATATCCAGTCACTCAGTGATCAGGTCACCACAGGTGGAGGAGCCCTCCCAGCTCACCgccaccatcagcagcagcagcagcagcaccggcagcaaccctcctcctccatctcctcctctacCCCTTCCCATCCTTCCTAATGCAGTAAGAGGTCCCAGTCAGCCTCCCTCTGCCCCAACCAGCCCAGACAGAATACTTACAACGCCCGTCCTCACACACCTCATAGAGGGCTTCGTCATCAGAGAGGGCCTGGAGCCATTCC CATTGCAGGTGGGTCCTTCCTCACTCTTAGCTGAGCAGCAGGCTTCACTTCCAGAGTCCCAAGAGATACACACTAATGtggatgcagcagcagaggacagtcctCTGGATGCTGACCAGTCAGATTCAACAGACTCGGAGATGGAAAACGATGGCCCTACAGCAGATG TTGCAGAGCTGAGGGAGAGCGTGGCAGGTGTGCTGCAGTGTGAATACTGCGGAGGCAGAGGTTATGCTCAGACATTTCTGCGCTCCAAACGCTTCTGCTCCATGACGTGTGTCAGAAG GTTCAGTGTGAGCTGCACCAAGCGTATCACCATGTTGAGAGCAGGCCGCTGGGGTTACAGGCCAGTGGGCAGGAGAGGACGACCCCCCAGCAGAGTCAATGGAGCCTCCAGAGAGCATTTCCTGAGACAG GGTCATGGGTCATATGGCTCAGAGGAGACCCATCAGAGCtcactgagagaggaggaagaggaggtgcaggaggaggaagatgagccTCCCATCCCCATGAAGACCAGACTCCGGAAACAGGctgagagggagcgagagagggcgagagagcaggagagagagcagaggatgtCAGAAACAATCAGTGTTTCTGACGGAGACGGAGACGTCGGCTGTCCGTCCCAGTGGACCGTGGACCAAGTGTTTGCCTTTATCAACTCCCTGCCAG GTGGTCAAGATATAGCTGAACAGTTTCGCTCCCAGGAAATAGACGGACAGGCTCTGCTGCTTCTCACAGAGGATCACCTGGTCAGCACCATGAaccttaaactgggacctgcacTGAAACTCTGCGCCCACATTAACTCGCTGAAAGATGCGTAA